In a single window of the Desulfovibrio mangrovi genome:
- a CDS encoding UbiX family flavin prenyltransferase — MKRIVVGVTGASGMPLAVTLLKALSWAQDVETHIIVSDAAREVLRLESGMDAATLIGLADYSYAPQEFGAAPASGSWQHDGMVICPCSMATLAAVANGLGSNLLHRAADVTLKERRPLILVPRETPLSRVHLRNMLAADEAGALIMPPMPGFYSNPATIQDLLNHLAGRILDHLGIPHSLVKRWEGLE, encoded by the coding sequence ATGAAACGCATAGTCGTGGGCGTAACGGGTGCCAGCGGAATGCCGCTGGCGGTGACGCTTCTCAAGGCCCTGTCGTGGGCGCAGGATGTGGAAACGCACATCATTGTTTCCGATGCCGCGCGTGAGGTGCTTCGGCTTGAATCCGGTATGGATGCAGCAACCCTCATTGGACTGGCTGATTATTCCTATGCGCCGCAGGAATTCGGTGCCGCTCCCGCAAGCGGTTCCTGGCAGCATGACGGCATGGTCATCTGTCCCTGTTCCATGGCGACGCTTGCCGCCGTGGCCAACGGCCTCGGGTCCAACCTCCTGCACCGTGCCGCGGACGTGACGCTCAAGGAACGCCGCCCCCTCATTCTTGTTCCCCGTGAAACGCCTTTGAGCCGTGTGCACCTGCGCAACATGCTCGCGGCGGACGAGGCTGGCGCGCTGATCATGCCGCCCATGCCCGGCTTCTATTCCAATCCGGCCACCATTCAGGATCTCCTCAATCATCTCGCCGGACGCATTCTCGACCATCTTGGCATTCCGCATTCCCTCGTCAAACGATGGGAAGGGCTTGAATAG
- a CDS encoding metal-dependent hydrolase, producing the protein MHTLTWHGHSNFQIATPSANIVIDPFFTGNPSAGTPWDGIANPDAVFVTHDHGDHVGQAVDICKATGARLGAIVGTAGKLVAAGLPQSQVINGIGYNIGGTVTVGKVGVTMTQAYHSSDSGAPVGYILTLDDGFTIYHAGDTGIFSGMELWGRLYEIDLALLPIGGVFTMDARQAALACSLLKCRGVVPMHWGTFPVLEQKTSAFRDALKNFAPECRLFDITPGETLSFSKLAEGDCGCD; encoded by the coding sequence ATGCATACTCTGACTTGGCACGGACACTCAAATTTCCAGATCGCCACACCCAGCGCGAATATTGTCATCGATCCGTTCTTTACCGGCAATCCGAGCGCAGGCACCCCGTGGGACGGCATTGCCAATCCCGATGCCGTGTTCGTTACCCACGACCATGGTGACCATGTGGGGCAGGCTGTGGATATCTGCAAGGCCACAGGCGCCAGACTCGGCGCCATCGTTGGCACGGCGGGAAAACTCGTTGCAGCGGGACTTCCCCAATCGCAGGTGATCAACGGCATAGGTTACAACATCGGCGGAACCGTGACTGTGGGCAAGGTGGGCGTGACCATGACGCAGGCATACCATTCCTCCGATTCCGGCGCTCCCGTGGGCTATATTCTCACACTGGACGACGGTTTCACCATCTACCATGCCGGAGACACGGGCATCTTTTCGGGCATGGAACTGTGGGGCAGGCTGTATGAGATCGATCTGGCCCTGCTGCCCATAGGCGGCGTGTTCACCATGGACGCGCGGCAGGCTGCCCTTGCCTGCTCGCTGCTCAAGTGTCGCGGTGTTGTGCCTATGCACTGGGGCACCTTCCCCGTGCTGGAGCAGAAAACCAGCGCCTTCCGAGATGCCCTGAAGAATTTTGCGCCGGAGTGCAGACTGTTCGACATCACTCCCGGCGAAACGCTGTCGTTTTCAAAACTTGCCGAAGGCGACTGCGGCTGCGACTAA
- a CDS encoding GIY-YIG nuclease family protein gives MADEKTWVVYLVRCADMSLYCGITTDLERRLDEHNSGKGAKYTRSRTPVKLVASALFPDRSSASRMEYRVKQQPSGRKIDFLARHAGADSSSALPMTAEIA, from the coding sequence ATGGCGGATGAGAAAACTTGGGTTGTCTATCTGGTGCGTTGTGCCGACATGTCGCTCTATTGCGGCATAACCACCGATCTGGAACGACGCCTTGACGAGCACAATAGCGGCAAGGGAGCAAAATACACCCGCTCCCGTACGCCGGTAAAACTGGTCGCCAGCGCCTTGTTTCCGGACCGGAGCAGCGCCTCACGGATGGAGTATCGTGTAAAACAGCAGCCCTCCGGGCGAAAAATCGACTTTCTGGCACGGCATGCCGGAGCCGATTCGTCCTCAGCGCTGCCAATGACTGCCGAGATCGCATAA
- a CDS encoding DEAD/DEAH box helicase, whose amino-acid sequence MEGFSFEGVELSQEVLKSIEDMGFEEASPIQALAIPPILQGKDIIGQAQTGTGKTAAFGIPILERINPRDRDVQAIVLCPTRELAIQVSEEISNLAKRMRGVSVLPVYGGQPIDRQFKALKRGAQVLVGTPGRVMDHMERGTIALDKVLMAVLDEADEMLDMGFRDDIEFILEKVPSTVQTVFFSATMPPEILQLAKRFLKEPEFLKVTQKVLTVPSIEQIYYEVRPFQKMDALCRVLDVYNPKLTVVFCSTKRGVDELTANLQARGYQADGLHGNLNQTQRDRVMNRFRKGGIEILVATDVAARGIDVENVEAVVNFDIPNDVEYYVHRIGRTGRAGRTGRAFTFVSPKEFWKLRDIKRYTKARIVQHQIPSIEEVETAKSGQLLAEIRSQIQTGNLERYISTVENFIESEFNGDLTTMEMAAALLRIMMKRDLGDAVPDETGGFGDTGAQVGMVRLFMNVGRKMRIGARDIVGAIAGETGLPGKMIGNIDIYDRFTFVEVPQDYAQEVLGVMNGNQIRGYRLFVEPASRK is encoded by the coding sequence ATGGAAGGCTTTTCGTTTGAAGGTGTGGAACTGTCGCAGGAAGTGCTCAAGTCCATCGAGGACATGGGGTTTGAAGAAGCATCTCCCATTCAGGCTCTGGCTATCCCGCCCATCCTGCAGGGCAAGGACATAATCGGACAGGCTCAGACCGGTACCGGCAAGACCGCCGCATTCGGTATTCCCATTCTTGAGCGCATCAATCCCCGTGATCGCGACGTGCAGGCTATTGTGCTGTGCCCCACCCGTGAGCTGGCCATTCAGGTATCCGAAGAAATTTCCAACCTTGCCAAGCGCATGCGCGGCGTGAGCGTGCTGCCCGTATACGGCGGCCAGCCCATCGACCGTCAGTTCAAGGCGCTCAAGCGTGGTGCGCAGGTTCTGGTGGGCACGCCCGGCCGTGTCATGGACCACATGGAACGCGGCACCATCGCGCTGGACAAGGTGCTCATGGCCGTGCTGGACGAGGCGGACGAAATGCTCGACATGGGCTTCCGCGACGACATCGAGTTCATCCTTGAAAAGGTGCCCTCAACCGTTCAGACCGTATTTTTCTCCGCCACCATGCCGCCGGAAATCCTGCAGCTGGCCAAGCGTTTCCTCAAGGAGCCCGAGTTCCTCAAGGTGACCCAGAAGGTGCTCACCGTTCCCAGCATTGAGCAGATTTACTACGAGGTGCGTCCCTTCCAGAAGATGGATGCCCTGTGCCGCGTGCTGGACGTGTACAACCCCAAGCTGACCGTGGTCTTCTGTTCCACCAAGCGCGGCGTTGACGAGCTGACCGCCAACCTGCAGGCCCGCGGCTATCAGGCCGACGGTCTGCACGGCAACCTGAACCAGACCCAGCGCGACCGCGTCATGAACCGCTTCCGCAAGGGCGGCATCGAAATTCTCGTGGCCACGGACGTGGCTGCACGCGGTATCGACGTGGAAAACGTGGAGGCCGTGGTCAACTTTGATATTCCCAACGACGTGGAATACTACGTGCACCGCATCGGCCGTACGGGCCGTGCTGGCCGCACCGGCCGCGCCTTCACTTTCGTTTCCCCCAAGGAATTCTGGAAGCTGCGCGACATCAAGCGCTACACCAAGGCGCGCATCGTCCAGCATCAGATTCCTTCCATCGAGGAAGTGGAAACCGCCAAGTCCGGCCAGCTGCTTGCCGAAATCCGTTCGCAGATCCAGACCGGCAACCTTGAGCGTTACATCTCCACCGTGGAGAACTTCATCGAGAGCGAATTCAACGGCGATCTCACCACCATGGAGATGGCTGCCGCCCTGCTGCGCATCATGATGAAGCGCGACCTCGGCGATGCCGTGCCGGACGAAACCGGTGGCTTCGGAGATACCGGTGCTCAGGTGGGGATGGTGCGCCTGTTCATGAACGTGGGCCGCAAGATGCGTATCGGCGCACGCGACATCGTGGGTGCCATTGCCGGCGAAACCGGCCTGCCCGGCAAGATGATCGGCAACATCGACATCTATGACCGCTTCACATTTGTGGAAGTGCCGCAGGATTACGCACAGGAAGTGCTCGGCGTCATGAACGGCAACCAGATTCGCGGCTACCGCCTCTTCGTGGAGCCCGCCAGCCGCAAGTAA